A window of the Deinococcus malanensis genome harbors these coding sequences:
- the xth gene encoding exodeoxyribonuclease III — MKLVTWNVNSLNVRLGQVLDWLQVHQPDVLALQETKLPDDRFPVAELKALGYAAAYSGQKTYNGVALLSRMEPDAVQIGVPGLDDEQRRVVAATVGGVRVVCLYVPNGQAVDSPKYTYKLEWLSAVRAWLQLELAAHPRLAVVGDFNVAPEDRDVHSPKRWAGQVLVSEPERQAFRALLDLGLHDTFRLHAQPEKVFSWWNYGRLGFPRNWGLRIDHVLVSQTLAAESLGCTVDLEPRRHERPSDHAPVVATFSTLLGSPASQEPR, encoded by the coding sequence ATGAAACTGGTTACCTGGAACGTCAATTCGCTGAATGTCCGGCTCGGGCAGGTGCTGGACTGGTTGCAGGTTCATCAGCCCGACGTGCTGGCCCTTCAGGAAACCAAGCTGCCGGACGACCGCTTTCCGGTGGCCGAACTGAAGGCGCTGGGGTACGCGGCAGCGTACTCTGGCCAGAAAACCTACAACGGTGTGGCCCTGCTTTCGCGCATGGAGCCCGACGCCGTGCAGATCGGCGTGCCGGGGCTGGACGACGAGCAGCGACGTGTCGTGGCCGCGACGGTCGGGGGGGTGCGGGTGGTATGCCTCTACGTTCCGAACGGTCAGGCGGTGGATTCGCCGAAATACACGTACAAGCTCGAATGGCTCTCGGCCGTCCGGGCGTGGCTGCAGCTGGAACTGGCGGCACATCCGAGGCTGGCGGTAGTCGGTGATTTCAACGTCGCCCCCGAGGACCGTGACGTGCACAGCCCGAAGCGCTGGGCTGGACAGGTCCTGGTCAGCGAGCCCGAACGTCAGGCGTTCCGTGCCCTGCTGGATCTGGGACTGCACGACACTTTCCGTCTGCATGCGCAACCGGAGAAGGTCTTCAGCTGGTGGAACTACGGGCGGCTGGGCTTTCCCCGCAACTGGGGCCTGCGCATCGATCACGTGCTGGTCTCCCAAACTCTGGCGGCCGAGAGCCTGGGCTGCACGGTGGACCTGGAGCCGCGTCGTCACGAGCGACCATCGGACCACGCGCCGGTAGTGGCCACCTTCTCCACTCTCCTGGGGTCGCCAGCAAGCCAGGAACCCCGCTGA
- a CDS encoding histidine phosphatase family protein, producing MAEAALTLHLIRHAPTAPNAERRYPGAGEDASLTEEGRVMATRLRLPAGAACCSPSRRALETARLAGFDQPLVTPELAEADFGVMAGRTWAELEQAYGATPRHWIEALTQPTTAFGPPGGDTGRSFHTRVQGWLNALPPTGEVAAFTHAGVILAALRLTVGLRAAEIRPCGVVTLHAARGNWWLSHLSAPDPTDTR from the coding sequence ATGGCTGAGGCTGCGCTGACCCTGCATCTGATCCGGCACGCACCGACCGCGCCGAACGCCGAGCGTCGCTATCCCGGAGCCGGCGAGGACGCCTCGCTGACCGAGGAAGGTCGTGTCATGGCGACCCGACTACGGCTGCCGGCTGGCGCGGCCTGCTGCTCTCCCAGCCGCCGGGCCCTGGAAACGGCCCGTCTGGCCGGCTTCGATCAGCCGCTGGTCACGCCTGAACTGGCCGAGGCCGACTTCGGCGTGATGGCCGGGCGCACCTGGGCCGAACTCGAGCAGGCCTACGGGGCCACACCCCGGCACTGGATCGAGGCCCTGACTCAGCCCACCACGGCGTTCGGGCCCCCCGGCGGAGACACCGGCCGCAGCTTTCATACGCGGGTGCAGGGCTGGCTGAATGCCCTGCCCCCCACCGGCGAAGTCGCCGCGTTTACCCACGCTGGGGTAATCCTGGCGGCCCTGCGCCTGACGGTCGGGCTCAGGGCGGCAGAGATAAGACCGTGTGGTGTGGTCACGTTGCACGCGGCCCGCGGCAACTGGTGGCTCAGCCACCTCAGTGCTCCTGACCCGACCGATACGCGCTGA
- a CDS encoding adenosylcobinamide-GDP ribazoletransferase, translating into MSFLLRFRQEAHAAHLALTFLTTLPLPHVREVRDGDFARASAYYPLAGYAVGGLVALLLWLPVPLPSGVQAGLAVAAWLGMTGMLHFDGLVDSADALFVMKSPARRLEILQDVHVGAFGLATGVVSLLILWSLLASPLPAYAALVAAVAARTLVLLPMNLYPAARQESLGARSREGRWEVALLLALPVLLLPGAAVAAFAALVATLLAARFAASRLGGGLSGDVYGLIVVTAELVALCAYAWGHHG; encoded by the coding sequence ATGAGTTTTTTGCTCCGGTTCCGGCAGGAGGCACACGCCGCACACCTGGCCCTGACCTTTCTGACCACCCTGCCGCTGCCTCACGTCCGGGAGGTCCGTGACGGAGACTTTGCGCGGGCCAGTGCCTACTATCCTCTGGCCGGATATGCGGTCGGTGGGCTGGTCGCCCTCCTGCTGTGGTTGCCGGTGCCGCTGCCGTCCGGCGTGCAGGCGGGGCTGGCGGTGGCTGCCTGGCTGGGCATGACCGGCATGCTTCACTTTGATGGGCTGGTGGACAGTGCCGATGCCCTGTTCGTCATGAAGAGTCCCGCTCGTCGCCTGGAAATCCTGCAGGACGTGCACGTCGGGGCGTTCGGGCTGGCCACCGGGGTGGTGTCGCTGCTGATCCTGTGGAGCCTGCTGGCCTCTCCCCTGCCAGCCTACGCGGCCCTGGTGGCTGCCGTGGCCGCACGGACGCTGGTCCTGCTGCCCATGAACCTGTACCCGGCCGCGCGCCAGGAGTCGCTGGGGGCCCGGTCCCGCGAGGGCCGGTGGGAAGTGGCGCTTCTCCTGGCCCTGCCGGTGCTGCTGCTGCCAGGCGCTGCGGTGGCCGCATTCGCCGCCCTTGTGGCGACCCTGCTGGCCGCACGGTTCGCCGCGTCCAGGCTGGGTGGGGGGCTCAGCGGTGATGTGTACGGCTTAATCGTTGTCACGGCAGAACTGGTGGCGCTGTGCGCCTATGCTTGGGGCCACCATGGCTGA